The Anas platyrhynchos isolate ZD024472 breed Pekin duck chromosome 8, IASCAAS_PekinDuck_T2T, whole genome shotgun sequence region ATAGAAGGTGGCCAGCAACAAGTGTTAAGGGCTGATGGCATATTTCAAAGGCTTTTCCAAAAATTAAAGCTAATGCACAAGAGAAGGGATAAAATCTTGCAGTGATGTACAGAAGATGGTGAGTTCAAATAATGAAGTACTTCGAGGATACAAGTTTATTTGGAATAATGCAGAAGGTGGCTGGCCAAACAGAAGAACTTCAAGCTACTGAGTAGCTGGGTAATGAAATGGCAAGTGAAATCCAatgcaaagaaaacacacagtGGGAAGAGAAACAGTAAGCTCTGGACTGACTGCAGTTAAAATGAGAATGTGGAGTTCCTAATAGTTTGAAAATTTTTATGCAATGTCTGATGGCACTGCTGGGGGAAAAGACTGCAAATGTTCTTACTAAGAAGCAAAATGACTCAGACTAACGGGCTCAGATACAGCAATTCTCTTGTTATAAACTGATATTTTGAATGCTCCATGCATCCTGGTGTCTTTGTCAGAGGCTgtagtatcatagaatcatatccTAGAATGACTTGggttagatggtctttaaggttccttaTAATTGCAGCCCCTTGCTGtgggcaggatcacctcccactagatcaggttgcccagggccccatccagcctggccttgaacacctccagggatggagcatctgCAGCTTCTCGGTGCAGCCTCTTCTAGTGCCTCacccaccctcatagtaaaaaTTTCCCTCAACCACTAATCtgaatctcccctcttttagtttaacgTCGTTCCCATTTGTCCTGTCATCATCTGCCTGAGCAAAGAGttgttcttcatcttttttattaataagCCCCCtgaaagtattgaaaagctgcaataaggtcaGGCCTTCTCCGGGCTGAACATCCCCGGCTTTCTCAGCCTGTCCcaataggagaggtgctccagctctctgatcatctttgtggctttctctggacctgctctaccAGCTCCGTATCCTCcttgtgctgggctgggggtcccagacCTGCacacagcactccaagtggggccttgCAAGGGCAGAGCGGAAGGGAACAGTCaactcccttgacctgctggctgctcctctTTTGGTGCAGCAGGACTTGGGAAAAGCAGTGCTAACATTAAATAGCTTTCATTTGAGAAGCAGCAAAACTTATATTATGGAATcatgaagggggaaaaagaaatggcGATTCTAATAATTGTGTAAATTGGATTTTATGTGTGAAAAAAGGCGAAAAGACCTCAcacttttcatttcttattCTAATGTAAAAGTAAACTGTTTTACATTAGAAATATAACATGTAGAAGCCATTCCTGTGCTGGAAACctctacggctatgtttagtggCAAAACATGTTACAGTATTGAGTGTATCTGAGTTAACTTGGACCTTGAGTTAGCATAATGCTCAACCTCCTGTTCCCCCATACGTCATATCTTACTACCCTGAGTAGCTAACTGCTGTACACCACATTAACTGTAGACTGATACTCTCAGTACTGGGGTAGTAGAATTGTCTTAGGACCCTTGGAATTTCCTTGGAATTCTAGAACTCTGACAGTGTCTACAGTGATAAGTATTTGCAGAAGCAATCCTCTGATTGTTTTGATGCATTCTCTGATGCTTCTGGTACCCTTATGAAGAGATTCAGCAGAAAAGTTGTTTGAGTGTCTCCATCCCTATCTGTATTACTGTCATAGAAGATTCTTCTTTTATATAAAACTTAATCTTTTCAAATTTGTGGAGTCTTGTAGTTGCAGGGTCTGAAAATATGACCAGCTTCTTACGGAACTGAAGTTCTGGAGGTAGCTAAGTGAATTGTATTGGTATATCATCAATATCTAAAATAACAGCTTTCTTACTTTACTAtagttttgtttacattttctcttgcttttctttcagagaCTCTACAGCGGTGGGTAATTCACTGGTCCATAAGCGGTCTCCTTTACATCGaagccataagacctcagcatcctTGACCAAGCTGTCATTACGTGATGGGCAGAAAGCTAAAAAGCCACTGTGTAAATTTGAAGAAGGTCAGGATGTCCTAGCTAGATGGTCAGATGGCTTGTTTTATCTTGGAACTATCAAAAAGGTAAACAGTTGTTTAACTTCAATAGAGTCTTACAGTGTATGTTGGTTAAATAAGACAGCGTTATTGTTTCACTTACTTAAGATTAAATATATTCTTCTACTTGGTCCTTTTACTCATGGTTTCCACTGTATTCAtgtttttcagataaataaactgaaacagaactgcTTCATTATATTTGAAGACAGTTCCAAATCCTGGGTTCTCTGGAAGGACATACAAACAGGCAAGGACTTCAGTGAAGTAGTCATTGTTTGGTATTATGTTTAGAGTATTATATCTGTTAAAATGATTGTATTGTATGCTTGTTTCCTAAAGAGCAACATAGTTTTAATGTGACCCAGGATCATGAATTaagcaaattaaaaagcaaacaaaaagcctcACCTCTTTTCAAAAACTCTTTTAACTgaagttactttttttgtttgtttgttttcctataaCTATGTGCAGAAGGGTAAAACACTTctaaaaataatcacatttgTGTTTATTTGGATGGAAATAGAGTATAATTCTGTCTTAACAGAAAACTCCAGTACCTCATTTATACAGAGTTTGACTTCCTGTTGTTTTTATATGCtttattcaaatatttaatttttgttgtttatatatattgagGAACCATAGAATACATAGTCAATAGGCAATATATAGCCTAATCTATCTGCAGCCTATGATAAGTGATGCAGATACTTAAGGTCTGTTCAAAAtgtgtgaatttattttttgctaggGAGTTTGTCTCAGTAGCAATCTGTTTCTACCATTCATGAATCTGTAACTCATTACCAAAAAAACATGTACGTGGTGATGGTTCCAACTGCAGATGTAGTCTGGGGGAGAAAAATCATACCTTTGTCTTTTTCTAGGAGCCACTGAAAGTGGGGAAATGGTCTGTACAATATGTCAGGAAGAGTATTCAGAAGCACCGAATGAAATGGTTATATGTGATAAATGTGGGCAAGGtaactagatttttttcctatttcctgcattttaaaagacatttgttTGATGAAGGAGTATATTTATATGGCTATCAATGATTGCTCAACTGATCTTACAGCTCTTAGAGGCTATTAAAAATTCCGTGAATAATTATAATACATGCTAAAGTAACTAACACCTCTTCTGTAAGTAAAGCTACTTTTTTACCGAGAAAATTTAAAAGACCATTTTgaatgttactgtttttttgtcAGAGTTTTGGCACTTGGCAAAGGATAATGCATTATAGTTGGATTAAAATTATAtgtagttatttttcttttgcctttttttaccTTGGTTAATTGCACTTAATATAGGTTATCATCAGCTGTGTCACACACCAAATATTGATTCCAGTGTGATTGATTCAGATGATAAATGGCTCTGTCGACAGTGTGTttttgcaacaacaacaaaggtaCGTTCCTAGAAAAAACTTCTTAATATTCCCAGATTGCTCGCATAACTTGTTTGAATTTGAAACCAGCAAATAATACAGCATTTTTTCAGCAACTTCTCTTTTTAACTTTGATCTGGATGAAAAAGTTTTGTATTTTGGGAATTAgtctttattttagaaataggtgacattcctttttcatttcattttttgaaaatatgctGGTATATTAAAGCATAAGGATAGGTGAAAGCACTGTATTTGATTATAGACAAACTTTTGTAACTTTCATATTAAAGGATTTGAAAGTTTCTGGAATGTATGATTACTTTCGTAAACTAGTGTATTTATTTTGGCTCAGCGAGGTGGTGCGCTTAAGAAAGGACCAAATGCCAAAGCACTGCAAGTCATGAAACAAACATTACCATATAACGCAACAGACCTTGAGTGGGACGCAGGCCATAAAACTAATGTCCAGCAGTGCTACTGCTATTGTGGAGGACCTGGAGAGTAAGTAAACAGATAACTATGCAAGAACTTTTCTCCATAATAAAGCTGCAAACGTTGACCCTGATCCTGTAGACTTGTTACATTGGCTGTTTCTGTTGTATATAGCTATTAAAGTTGATGTGGAGTGGAATTTTTAATCACTCatactgttattttaaaaatatcttctggGAAATACATCATTAAAGTCTTTCATCTTCCCAttcaatttgttttaattttgtcatGTGACATCATATAAAACAAGCCCCTTCTACAACAAACAGTAATATAATTTTGTTGCATTGCTATTGCTGTATGATGGAGGTCAGATGGAGTTACTCCTGATCTTGCAGTTGTAGACAGCGTTTTTTGATGTTAACACACCTGTCATTAGtcagaaatgtaaatgtatCTGGACGTCAGTTTTATTAAATACAGTTAGAATAAACAGCTGTATTTATTGTGAAGTTCTCTGGATATTTTTTGAAAGACAAGCTTATAAAACATAACTTAAGTTTGCGTGTGTATAAACAGTGACACACTGAAAAAAGGAGTATTTTGTTGCTCTTATTGTTTAGATTTGCACAGGTGCTACGCTGTCTGTGTTCATATGAATAAAGTTATGTTGAGTTGTTCTCTTACATCAGGGTCAGAATTAATACAAGGTAGGATACTATGAGGTAGGATCCTGTCTGATTCTACTTCAACATGATGCCCTGTATTGCAGCTATTACCATAAGCGGCTGgctcttttttctcttaacGGCATTATAGAGTCCTTCCTTGGTTCTTCCATTTCCAAGGAATGAGGAGATCTAAGTAGATAGAAATGAATACTGTGGTGTCTGCATGGATTAGTGAATGAGTAAAGTAGCACTGAAGATTTGAAGTCAAGGCAAGTAAGAGTCCCACAAAGAAGTAAAGCTTTTGGCGTTGGAACTAGaggatctttaaagtcccttccaactcaagccattctatgactcATCTTGAGTTTATACTCACATAGCAGAACTTTGAGAATTTTGCAGACTTAAAAAAAGTAACTTTCAAATTTGCATGGTTCTTTTTCTCAAGGGAGAAGGTAGaaaaaggtcaaaaaaaaaaaaaaaaagcctaaactGAGGCTCAGTTTGAGGATTCAAATAGTTGAACCCTCAGAACAAATGTTTGTGATGTATGCGACTGTTGTTGCTTTAGAAAATGACAAGGAAGCTAATCTAGTATGTGAGAAggcatttaaatgttaaattgaTTTCTTTAATTCTTATGATCAAGATTTAAAAGGTCAGAGAAAtgcaattatatatttttaaaaaataactcaatacttttactatttttttaattattatttagttCTCTTCTAGTCATACTTTTCTAGTAATGGTTCATTGAGAAATTGTGTTACTAAAACGTTCATATCTGTATTTCAGTAACACAGGTGACTCTTACAAATAGCGAAAGTTTGGGT contains the following coding sequences:
- the MTF2 gene encoding metal-response element-binding transcription factor 2 isoform X4 encodes the protein MGSRGRSLDGRTKDSTAVGNSLVHKRSPLHRSHKTSASLTKLSLRDGQKAKKPLCKFEEGQDVLARWSDGLFYLGTIKKINKLKQNCFIIFEDSSKSWVLWKDIQTGATESGEMVCTICQEEYSEAPNEMVICDKCGQGYHQLCHTPNIDSSVIDSDDKWLCRQCVFATTTKRGGALKKGPNAKALQVMKQTLPYNATDLEWDAGHKTNVQQCYCYCGGPGDWYLKMLQCCKCKQWFHEACVQCLQKPMLFGDRFYTFICSVCSSGPEYLKRLPLRWVDIAHLCLYNLSVIHKKKYFDSELELMAYINENWDRLHPGELADTPKSERYEHVLEALNDYKTMFMSGKEIKKKKHLFGLRIRVPPVPPNAALKAEKEPEGTSHEFKIKGRKSSKPIPDVRITNQFQ